One region of Pararhizobium qamdonense genomic DNA includes:
- a CDS encoding DUF2218 domain-containing protein, translating to MQEATTRFATENGQKYLTQLCKHFAHKIDVTQADDQGELRFSCGTGYLQADPDGLNIRVQSPDEANLTDTKSVVEDHLLRFAFRENSGPLLWQPPG from the coding sequence ATGCAAGAAGCGACAACCCGTTTTGCGACGGAAAACGGCCAGAAATATCTGACCCAGCTCTGCAAGCATTTCGCCCACAAGATCGACGTCACCCAAGCGGACGATCAGGGAGAGCTCAGATTTTCCTGCGGAACAGGATATCTTCAAGCCGATCCGGATGGCCTCAACATCCGGGTGCAGTCGCCCGACGAGGCCAATCTGACTGACACCAAATCCGTGGTCGAGGATCACCTCCTGCGGTTCGCGTTCCGGGAAAACAGCGGCCCCCTTCTATGGCAGCCGCCCGGCTGA